A section of the Gallus gallus isolate bGalGal1 chromosome 4, bGalGal1.mat.broiler.GRCg7b, whole genome shotgun sequence genome encodes:
- the PURG gene encoding purine-rich element-binding protein gamma isoform X2: MERGRGGGGGGGGGGGRNVGGSGLHRSIYSQSQQQYHYTAPSQGGCMEIQELASKRVDIQKKRFYLDVKQSSRGRFLKIAEVWIGRGRQDNIRKSKLTLSLSVAAELKDCLGDFIEHYAHLGLKGGHRHEHSNGKEQHSRQRQQHPPPSPPGSVGSEEHPHSVLKTEYIERDNRKYYLDLKENQRGRFLRIRQTMSRGPGMIGYFGHSLGQEQTIVLPAQGMIEFRDALVQLIEEYGEGDMEDRRGGGDEPPELPEGTSFRVDNKRFYFDVGSNRCSFLPLRVGISSFGKVKLSIFCCTAHIRPECNA, from the exons AtggaaagagggagaggaggaggaggaggaggtggaggaggaggaggaaggaacgTGGGGGGCTCCGGCCTGCACAGGAGCATCTATTCCCAGTCCCAGCAGCAGTACCATTACACGGCCCCCTCTCAGGGGGGCTGCATGGAGATCCAGGAGCTGGCCTCCAAGAGGGTGGACATCCAGAAAAAGCGATTTTATCTGGATGTGAAGCAGAGCTCCCGGGGCCGCTTCCTGAAGATCGCAGAGGTCTGGATCGGGAGAGGAAGGCAGGACAACATCAGGAAAAGCAAGCTGACGCTCTCCCTGTCGGTGGCCGCCGAGCTGAAGGACTGCCTGGGCGATTTCATCGAGCACTACGCCCACCTGGGCCTGAAAGGTGGCCACAGGCACGAGCACAGCAATGGCAAGGAGCAGCACTCgaggcagcgccagcagcaCCCGCCGCCCTCGCCCCCGGGCTCTGTGGGCTCGGAAGAGCACCCTCATAGCGTCCTCAAAACAGAGTACATCGAGAGGgacaacagaaaatattacCTTGACCTGAAGGAGAATCAGCGGGGCCGCTTCTTGCGGATCAGGCAGACGATGAGCCGGGGACCTGGCATGATTGGTTATTTTGGCCACAGCTTGGGACAGGAGCAGACTATTGTCCTTCCAGCGCAAGGGATGATCGAGTTCAGGGATGCTTTGGTCCAGCTGATTGAAGAATATGGCGAGGGGGACATGGAGGATCGCAGGGGTGGGGGAGATGAGCCCCCTGAGCTCCCTGAGGGCACCTCCTTCCGGGTGGACAACAAGAGGTTCTACTTTGATGTGGGATCCAACAG gtGTAGTTTTTTGCCCCTCCGAGTTGGCATCTCGTCCTTTGGGAAGGTAAAGTTAAGCATTTTCTGCTGCACGGCACACATAAGGCCTGAATGTAATGCATAG
- the PURG gene encoding purine-rich element-binding protein gamma isoform X1 — protein sequence MERGRGGGGGGGGGGGRNVGGSGLHRSIYSQSQQQYHYTAPSQGGCMEIQELASKRVDIQKKRFYLDVKQSSRGRFLKIAEVWIGRGRQDNIRKSKLTLSLSVAAELKDCLGDFIEHYAHLGLKGGHRHEHSNGKEQHSRQRQQHPPPSPPGSVGSEEHPHSVLKTEYIERDNRKYYLDLKENQRGRFLRIRQTMSRGPGMIGYFGHSLGQEQTIVLPAQGMIEFRDALVQLIEEYGEGDMEDRRGGGDEPPELPEGTSFRVDNKRFYFDVGSNRYGIFLKVSEVRPPYRNTITVPYKAWTRFGENFIKYEEEMRRICNSHKEKRMDVRGDSGEEQEGLE from the coding sequence AtggaaagagggagaggaggaggaggaggaggtggaggaggaggaggaaggaacgTGGGGGGCTCCGGCCTGCACAGGAGCATCTATTCCCAGTCCCAGCAGCAGTACCATTACACGGCCCCCTCTCAGGGGGGCTGCATGGAGATCCAGGAGCTGGCCTCCAAGAGGGTGGACATCCAGAAAAAGCGATTTTATCTGGATGTGAAGCAGAGCTCCCGGGGCCGCTTCCTGAAGATCGCAGAGGTCTGGATCGGGAGAGGAAGGCAGGACAACATCAGGAAAAGCAAGCTGACGCTCTCCCTGTCGGTGGCCGCCGAGCTGAAGGACTGCCTGGGCGATTTCATCGAGCACTACGCCCACCTGGGCCTGAAAGGTGGCCACAGGCACGAGCACAGCAATGGCAAGGAGCAGCACTCgaggcagcgccagcagcaCCCGCCGCCCTCGCCCCCGGGCTCTGTGGGCTCGGAAGAGCACCCTCATAGCGTCCTCAAAACAGAGTACATCGAGAGGgacaacagaaaatattacCTTGACCTGAAGGAGAATCAGCGGGGCCGCTTCTTGCGGATCAGGCAGACGATGAGCCGGGGACCTGGCATGATTGGTTATTTTGGCCACAGCTTGGGACAGGAGCAGACTATTGTCCTTCCAGCGCAAGGGATGATCGAGTTCAGGGATGCTTTGGTCCAGCTGATTGAAGAATATGGCGAGGGGGACATGGAGGATCGCAGGGGTGGGGGAGATGAGCCCCCTGAGCTCCCTGAGGGCACCTCCTTCCGGGTGGACAACAAGAGGTTCTACTTTGATGTGGGATCCAACAGGTATGGCATTTTTCTGAAGGTAAGTGAGGTGAGGCCACCCTACCGTAACACCATCACAGTTCCATACAAAGCGTGGACAAGGTTTGGGGAAAATTTTATCAAGTATGAAGAAGAGATGAGGAGAATTTGCAACAgccataaagaaaaaaggatggATGTCAGAGGGGACAGTGGTGAAGAGCAAGAGGGTCTCGAATAG